A single window of Hylaeus volcanicus isolate JK05 chromosome 8, UHH_iyHylVolc1.0_haploid, whole genome shotgun sequence DNA harbors:
- the LOC128880746 gene encoding protein Fer3-like isoform X1, translating to MSYTEQLWEINGNQAPVITADMSQYVSGELGSYPVWDSSVLYQAPPPSHSHVNDHGLYRQPCALLHQSRYTPNGRSPNLPSSTTKKPRRRVATVSQRRAANIRERRRMFNLNEAFDKLRRKVPTFAYEKRLSRIETLRLAITYIAFMGELLGIEPSSPKPEYIPREYYLPN from the exons ATGAGCTACACCGAACAGTTGTGGGAGATCAATGGAAATCAAGCACCA GTGATTACAGCGGACATGTCGCAATACGTCAGCGGCGAACTCGGAAGCTATCCTGTGTGGGACAGTTCGGTTTTGTATCAAGCACCACCGCCTTCGCATTCTCATGTCAACGATCACGGATTGTACAGACAACCATGCGCGTTGCTTCACCAGAG TCGATACACGCCTAATGGGAGGTCGCCGAATCTTCCATCATCAACCACGAAGAAGCCAAGGCGTCGCGTGGCGACAGTTTCGCAAAGAAGAGCCGCGAACATCCGCGAAAGGCGTAGGATGTTCAACTTGAACGAAGCTTTCGACAAGTTACGCAGAAAA GTACCAACTTTCGCGTACGAGAAGCGATTATCGAGAATCGAGACTCTACGTTTGGCGATCACTTACATCGCATTTATGGGAGAATTGTTGGGAATCGAACCGAGCAGTCCAAAGCCAGAATACATTCCGAGGGAGTATTATTTGCCAAATTAA
- the LOC128880746 gene encoding protein Fer3-like isoform X2 encodes MSQYVSGELGSYPVWDSSVLYQAPPPSHSHVNDHGLYRQPCALLHQSRYTPNGRSPNLPSSTTKKPRRRVATVSQRRAANIRERRRMFNLNEAFDKLRRKVPTFAYEKRLSRIETLRLAITYIAFMGELLGIEPSSPKPEYIPREYYLPN; translated from the exons ATGTCGCAATACGTCAGCGGCGAACTCGGAAGCTATCCTGTGTGGGACAGTTCGGTTTTGTATCAAGCACCACCGCCTTCGCATTCTCATGTCAACGATCACGGATTGTACAGACAACCATGCGCGTTGCTTCACCAGAG TCGATACACGCCTAATGGGAGGTCGCCGAATCTTCCATCATCAACCACGAAGAAGCCAAGGCGTCGCGTGGCGACAGTTTCGCAAAGAAGAGCCGCGAACATCCGCGAAAGGCGTAGGATGTTCAACTTGAACGAAGCTTTCGACAAGTTACGCAGAAAA GTACCAACTTTCGCGTACGAGAAGCGATTATCGAGAATCGAGACTCTACGTTTGGCGATCACTTACATCGCATTTATGGGAGAATTGTTGGGAATCGAACCGAGCAGTCCAAAGCCAGAATACATTCCGAGGGAGTATTATTTGCCAAATTAA
- the LOC128880892 gene encoding divalent-cation tolerance protein CutA: protein MSRLPCKLIFGLLMIFCFARSVSSQTYRNMSILTGLHSVVYVTVPTQEVAKTLAHGLVRNKLAACVNIIPSITSVYEWKNEINEDNELLLMMKTRTDTVDSLTKYVKENHPYEVCEVISLPIQNGNEKYLQWISEIVPPIDQRLGTEN, encoded by the exons ATGTCACGTTTGCCTTGTAAACTAATTTTTGGTTTACTtatgattttttgttttgctaGAAGTGTTAGTAGCCAAACTTATAGAAATATGAGCATTCTTACGGGACTTCACTCTGTAGTGTATGTTACTGTCCCGACACAGGAAGTTGCCAAAACATTAGCACA TGGCTTGGTGAGAAATAAGTTAGCCGCATGCGTTAATATCATACCATCGATCACATCAGT GTACGAGTGGAAGAACGAAATTAACGAAGACAATGAACTCTTACTg ATGATGAAAACTAGGACCGATACTGTAGATTCTTTGACCAAATATGTAAA GGAAAACCATCCATATGAAGTTTGCGAAGTAATATCTTTACCT ATtcaaaatggaaatgaaaaatacctCCAATGGATCAGTGAAATAGTTCCACCCATTGATCAGAGATTAGgaactgaaaattaa